A single Pedobacter sp. PACM 27299 DNA region contains:
- a CDS encoding NAD(P)/FAD-dependent oxidoreductase, with translation MEKETIQEVIIIGGSYAGLSAAMTLGRAGRKVLVVDSGKPCNAQTPHAHNFLTQDGETPAAIAEKGWADALKYPTVTHLNDFVTAAVKVNGYFELKTATGKSLKAKKLLFATGVKDLMPEIKGFAECWGISVIHCPYCHGYEVAGQKTALLANGEIAFHFIQVLSQWSKDLVLYTNGPVHLSEEQLLQLKNHDIPVNEVPLKELSQENGQLKSLLLEDGQEHFFKVMYGKFGFEQHSSVPESLGCEINEQGYLVIDDKKETSISGVYAAGDNTTMARSVSMAVASGTLSGVSINSALISESW, from the coding sequence ATGGAAAAAGAAACGATACAAGAAGTGATCATTATTGGAGGAAGTTATGCAGGTCTTTCTGCGGCAATGACCTTAGGCAGGGCAGGACGAAAAGTGCTGGTAGTAGATAGCGGGAAGCCCTGTAATGCGCAGACGCCACATGCTCATAACTTCCTGACACAGGATGGCGAAACACCGGCCGCAATTGCCGAAAAAGGATGGGCAGATGCTTTAAAATATCCTACCGTAACACATTTAAATGATTTCGTGACTGCTGCCGTAAAAGTCAATGGCTATTTTGAGCTGAAGACGGCAACCGGTAAATCTTTGAAAGCGAAAAAGCTATTGTTTGCCACAGGTGTTAAAGACCTGATGCCAGAGATCAAGGGCTTTGCCGAATGCTGGGGGATTTCTGTAATCCATTGTCCGTATTGTCATGGTTATGAAGTAGCGGGTCAAAAAACAGCATTACTAGCCAATGGAGAAATTGCATTTCATTTTATTCAGGTGCTGAGCCAGTGGAGCAAAGATTTGGTTTTATATACCAATGGTCCGGTACATCTGAGCGAAGAGCAGCTTTTACAGCTCAAAAATCATGACATACCAGTCAATGAAGTCCCTCTAAAAGAACTTTCGCAGGAAAATGGACAGCTAAAAAGCTTGCTGCTGGAAGATGGACAGGAGCATTTCTTCAAAGTGATGTATGGGAAATTTGGTTTTGAACAGCATTCTTCAGTTCCTGAAAGCCTGGGCTGTGAAATTAATGAGCAGGGTTATCTGGTGATTGACGACAAAAAGGAAACCAGCATTTCCGGGGTGTATGCGGCCGGTGATAATACAACTATGGCCAGGTCCGTTTCCATGGCTGTGGCATCAGGCACATTATCAGGGGTTTCGATTAATTCTGCATTGATTTCTGAAAGCTGGTGA
- a CDS encoding aldose 1-epimerase family protein, whose amino-acid sequence MIISLENAQISATFSTKGGELQRLENKETALEYLWTGDANFWGKFSPILFPIVGGLKEDTYFFEGASYQLPRHGFARDREFEAHQISSEEVLFLLKEDQESLKVYPFKYQLGLRYRLTGNTLSCSYEVFNSGNKDLWFSIGGHPAFRLPLQSGLNYDDYYLEFNEDTQLNVHQVTDNLIEEETQPIHLEGGKLPLTHHLFYQDALVLKDLKSNKISLKSIKDKHGLDFHFHGFPFFGIWAAKDADFVCLEPWCGIADGVDHDQEFSKKEGIVQLAPGKDWSRYWEVTCF is encoded by the coding sequence ATGATCATTTCTCTGGAAAACGCACAAATTTCTGCTACTTTCTCCACTAAAGGTGGAGAATTACAACGTTTAGAAAACAAGGAAACTGCCTTGGAATATTTATGGACTGGAGATGCCAATTTCTGGGGGAAGTTTAGCCCGATTTTATTTCCCATTGTTGGGGGATTAAAAGAAGACACTTACTTTTTTGAGGGAGCATCCTATCAGCTGCCCAGGCATGGTTTTGCCAGAGACCGGGAATTTGAGGCCCATCAAATTAGCTCCGAGGAAGTGTTATTCCTGCTAAAAGAAGATCAGGAAAGCTTAAAAGTATATCCTTTTAAATATCAGCTGGGCCTGCGTTACCGATTGACTGGAAATACACTGAGCTGTAGTTACGAGGTGTTCAACAGCGGAAATAAAGATTTGTGGTTTTCTATTGGCGGTCACCCAGCCTTCCGTTTGCCACTTCAATCTGGCTTAAATTATGACGATTATTACCTGGAATTTAATGAGGATACGCAATTAAATGTACATCAGGTAACGGATAACCTGATTGAAGAAGAAACTCAGCCTATTCATTTAGAGGGAGGAAAACTGCCTTTAACACATCATTTGTTCTATCAGGATGCCCTGGTATTGAAAGACCTGAAAAGTAATAAGATCAGTTTAAAAAGCATAAAAGACAAACATGGACTGGATTTCCATTTCCATGGTTTCCCATTTTTCGGCATCTGGGCAGCTAAAGATGCTGACTTTGTCTGTCTGGAGCCTTGGTGCGGCATCGCTGATGGCGTTGATCATGATCAGGAGTTCAGCAAGAAAGAAGGGATTGTTCAGCTGGCGCCTGGAAAAGATTGGTCCAGATATTGGGAAGTTACCTGTTTTTAA
- a CDS encoding DUF4249 domain-containing protein, whose translation MKKMKLYRGWSLGLLIICLFSACEKVIELKLDDAPAVVVIDGGVSDQNEVQRIKISKTYSFTEPNKFNGLSGAKVVLAVDGTGAIAFNEVSPGVYQSIKFKGKSGSKYDISVTVEGQTYKASSTMPARVPMDSLTFKSFTFFGETKNYVAVNFRDPAGVANQYRYILKFKGVVEKDVVSEDRFDDGSKVTNVIFYELNDLIKGDSVQVEIQCIDRNVYRYFYSLGQNTGGSGPPVSPANPPSNFSNGALGVFSAHTSSIRTALIK comes from the coding sequence ATGAAGAAAATGAAATTATATAGAGGATGGAGTTTAGGATTGCTGATCATTTGTCTTTTCTCCGCCTGTGAAAAGGTGATAGAACTCAAACTAGACGATGCTCCGGCAGTAGTCGTGATAGATGGCGGTGTGAGCGATCAGAACGAGGTGCAGCGCATTAAGATTTCCAAAACTTACAGCTTTACCGAGCCGAACAAATTTAATGGACTGAGTGGTGCAAAAGTAGTACTCGCAGTGGATGGTACCGGTGCTATCGCTTTTAATGAAGTGTCTCCAGGGGTATACCAGAGCATAAAGTTTAAGGGGAAATCGGGTTCCAAATACGATATTTCAGTAACGGTGGAGGGGCAGACCTATAAAGCCAGTTCCACCATGCCGGCTCGTGTGCCTATGGATTCGCTTACCTTTAAGAGCTTTACGTTTTTTGGAGAAACGAAGAATTACGTGGCTGTGAACTTTAGAGATCCTGCAGGAGTAGCCAATCAGTACCGCTATATCCTGAAGTTTAAAGGGGTGGTAGAAAAAGATGTGGTTTCCGAAGACCGCTTTGATGATGGCAGTAAAGTAACCAATGTGATCTTTTATGAGTTGAATGACCTGATTAAAGGAGATAGTGTTCAGGTAGAAATTCAATGTATTGATCGAAATGTGTACCGGTATTTCTACAGCCTGGGTCAGAATACAGGAGGAAGCGGGCCACCGGTTTCCCCGGCTAATCCACCCTCTAACTTTAGTAATGGTGCTTTAGGGGTGTTCAGTGCGCATACTTCCAGTATTAGAACGGCATTGATTAAGTAA
- a CDS encoding GAF domain-containing sensor histidine kinase — MATQIDLDTATLEEERIKALKRYSILDTPPDGSFDKLTKLAASLLKVPIAIVSLVDTDRIWFKSKYGIDSQQIDRDEGLCASVIFSEDLYLVEDAAIDPRTLSNPLVAGSFGLRFYAAVPLRTRDGFNLGTFCVIDKAPRSLNEEEEQILKDLRDIVMDQIELRLASRVSMAQHNQILNTTAHDLKNPLTTIPVRADLIKMKKNNPEMVDTLCDQIKIASLNMVRIIDELLQVGSMEAGKIHLMLIKVNVSFLVSNVVSMNQPLAERKNQTLHFSYEKDLYVNADEGKLTEIIDNLINNAIKYSPVDKQIFIRVKERSGMVMIEVEDQGLGLTLEDKSKLYQRFTRLSAQPTAGENSTGLGLSIVKVLVEAHHGAIRAESEGKDKGCKFIVELPGRNG, encoded by the coding sequence ATGGCGACTCAAATAGATCTGGATACTGCAACATTAGAAGAAGAAAGAATAAAAGCTTTAAAAAGGTACAGTATTCTTGATACACCACCAGATGGTTCATTTGACAAGCTGACCAAGCTTGCCGCCAGCCTTTTAAAAGTACCGATTGCGATTGTGAGTCTCGTGGATACCGATCGCATCTGGTTTAAATCGAAATACGGAATTGATTCCCAGCAAATTGACAGAGATGAAGGCCTTTGTGCTTCTGTGATTTTTTCTGAGGACCTGTATCTTGTAGAAGACGCAGCCATAGATCCCAGAACGCTGTCAAATCCATTGGTAGCAGGTAGTTTTGGATTGAGGTTTTATGCTGCTGTACCACTTCGTACCCGTGATGGCTTCAATCTGGGGACTTTTTGTGTGATCGATAAGGCGCCAAGATCATTAAACGAAGAAGAGGAGCAGATCCTTAAAGATTTAAGAGACATTGTGATGGATCAGATCGAACTGCGTCTGGCCTCCAGAGTGAGTATGGCTCAGCACAACCAGATCTTAAATACAACGGCCCATGACCTTAAGAATCCATTGACCACAATTCCTGTGCGTGCGGATCTGATCAAGATGAAGAAAAACAATCCTGAAATGGTGGATACTCTTTGTGATCAGATAAAAATCGCCAGTCTCAATATGGTGCGCATCATTGATGAACTCCTACAGGTTGGGAGTATGGAGGCAGGAAAGATCCATTTGATGTTAATCAAAGTAAATGTCTCCTTTTTGGTGAGTAATGTGGTCTCTATGAACCAGCCATTGGCAGAAAGGAAAAACCAGACCCTGCATTTTAGCTATGAAAAAGACCTGTATGTCAATGCCGATGAAGGGAAGCTGACGGAAATTATAGACAACCTGATCAATAATGCGATTAAATATTCCCCGGTAGATAAACAGATCTTTATTCGTGTAAAGGAACGATCAGGAATGGTAATGATTGAAGTAGAAGACCAGGGATTAGGGCTTACCCTGGAAGATAAAAGTAAATTATACCAGCGGTTTACGCGCTTAAGTGCGCAGCCAACCGCTGGAGAAAACTCAACCGGCCTGGGGCTGTCCATTGTAAAAGTATTGGTAGAAGCACATCATGGAGCCATTCGCGCCGAAAGCGAGGGCAAAGATAAAGGCTGTAAATTTATTGTGGAGTTGCCGGGCAGGAATGGCTAG